The Prionailurus viverrinus isolate Anna chromosome B4, UM_Priviv_1.0, whole genome shotgun sequence genome has a window encoding:
- the TST gene encoding thiosulfate sulfurtransferase isoform X1 gives MPSGPAPPVGLRGALAPPPSARGPQGGAEQPFLRECKPSHWVPRPCRVAGPLQTRRPAGSAVGKSSSQVPLPCTHGPHTLLSFPGFHPRQVMRRAETMVHQVLYRALVSTKWLAESVRAGKLGPGLRVLDASWYSPGTREARKEYLERHVPGASFFDMEECRDAASPYEMMLPSEADFAHYVGRLGISNQTHVVVYDGDHLGSFYAPRVWWMFRVFGHRTVSVLNGGFRNWLKEGHPVTSEPSRPEPANFEATLDRSLLKTYEQVLENLESKRFQLVDARSQGRYLGTEPEPDAVGLDPGHIRGSVNMPFVDFLTKDGFEKSPEELRALFEAKKVNLAQPLIATCRKGVTACHIALAAYLCGKPDVAVYDGSWFEWFHRAPPETRVSQWQRGKA, from the exons ATGCCCTCGGGGCCAGCTCCCCCAGTGGGGCTCCGGGGAGCTCTCGCCCCGCCCCCTTCGGCGCGGGGGCCCCAGGGAGGGGCGGAGCAGCCCTTCCTTAGGGAATGCAAACCTTCCCACTGGGTGCCCAGGCCCTGCCGGGTGGCTGGGCCTCTGCAAACACGCCGCCCTGCGGGGAGCGCGGTGGGAAAAAGCTCCTCCCAGGTCCCGCTCCCCTGCACGCACGGCCCTCACACGCTGCTCTCTTTTCCTGGTTTCCACCCGCGCCAGGTGATGCGCAGAGCTGAAACCATGGTCCATCAGGTGCTCTACCGGGCGCTGGTCTCCACCAAGTGGCTGGCGGAGTCGGTTCGGGCTGGCAAGCTGGGGCCTGGCCTGCGGGTGCTGGACGCGTCCTGGTACTCGCCGGGCACCCGCGAGGCCCGCAAGGAGTACCTAGAGCGCCATGTGCCCGGCGCCTCCTTCTTTGATATGGAGGAGTGCCGGGACGCGGCGTCGCCCTACGAGATGATGCTGCCCAGCGAGGCCGACTTCGCCCACTACGTGGGCCGCCTGGGCATCAGCAACCAGACCCACGTGGTGGTTTACGATGGTGACCACCTGGGCTCCTTCTATGCGCCGCGGGTCTGGTGGATGTTCCGTGTGTTCGGCCACCGCACCGTGTCGGTGCTCAACGGCGGCTTCCGGAACTGGCTGAAGGAGGGCCACCCGGTGACATCTGAGCCCTCACGCCCAGAGCCGGCTAACTTCGAAGCCACACTGGACCGCTCCCTGCTCAAGACCTACGAGCAGGTGCTGGAGAACCTTGAGTCTAAGAGGTTCCAGTTGGTGGATGCCCGGTCCCAAGGACGGTACCTGGGCACCGAGCCAGAGCCAGATGCAGTAG GACTGGATCCGGGCCACATCCGAGGCTCAGTCAACATGCCGTTCGTGGACTTCTTGACCAAGGACGGCTTCGAGAAGAGCCCAGAGGAGCTGCGTGCTCTGTTCGAGGCCAAGAAGGTGAATCTGGCCCAGCCCCTCATTGCCACCTGCCGGAAGGGAGTCACCGCCTGCCACATTGCCCTGGCCGCCTACCTCTGCGGCAAGCCCGACGTGGCCGTCTACGACGGCTCCTGGTTCGAGTGGTTCCACCGGGCCCCCCCGGAGACCCGCGTGTCCCAGTGGCAGCGCGGGAAGGCCTGA
- the TST gene encoding thiosulfate sulfurtransferase isoform X2 — protein sequence MVRAGRGVVSSGFEPANFSSGRGRAPGRRRGRVMRRAETMVHQVLYRALVSTKWLAESVRAGKLGPGLRVLDASWYSPGTREARKEYLERHVPGASFFDMEECRDAASPYEMMLPSEADFAHYVGRLGISNQTHVVVYDGDHLGSFYAPRVWWMFRVFGHRTVSVLNGGFRNWLKEGHPVTSEPSRPEPANFEATLDRSLLKTYEQVLENLESKRFQLVDARSQGRYLGTEPEPDAVGLDPGHIRGSVNMPFVDFLTKDGFEKSPEELRALFEAKKVNLAQPLIATCRKGVTACHIALAAYLCGKPDVAVYDGSWFEWFHRAPPETRVSQWQRGKA from the exons ATGGTGCGGGCCGGCCGGGGAGTTGTGAGCTCTGGGTTTGAACCGGCCAACTTCTCCAGCGGTCGGGGGCGAGCGCCAGGGCGGCGGCGAGGGCGA GTGATGCGCAGAGCTGAAACCATGGTCCATCAGGTGCTCTACCGGGCGCTGGTCTCCACCAAGTGGCTGGCGGAGTCGGTTCGGGCTGGCAAGCTGGGGCCTGGCCTGCGGGTGCTGGACGCGTCCTGGTACTCGCCGGGCACCCGCGAGGCCCGCAAGGAGTACCTAGAGCGCCATGTGCCCGGCGCCTCCTTCTTTGATATGGAGGAGTGCCGGGACGCGGCGTCGCCCTACGAGATGATGCTGCCCAGCGAGGCCGACTTCGCCCACTACGTGGGCCGCCTGGGCATCAGCAACCAGACCCACGTGGTGGTTTACGATGGTGACCACCTGGGCTCCTTCTATGCGCCGCGGGTCTGGTGGATGTTCCGTGTGTTCGGCCACCGCACCGTGTCGGTGCTCAACGGCGGCTTCCGGAACTGGCTGAAGGAGGGCCACCCGGTGACATCTGAGCCCTCACGCCCAGAGCCGGCTAACTTCGAAGCCACACTGGACCGCTCCCTGCTCAAGACCTACGAGCAGGTGCTGGAGAACCTTGAGTCTAAGAGGTTCCAGTTGGTGGATGCCCGGTCCCAAGGACGGTACCTGGGCACCGAGCCAGAGCCAGATGCAGTAG GACTGGATCCGGGCCACATCCGAGGCTCAGTCAACATGCCGTTCGTGGACTTCTTGACCAAGGACGGCTTCGAGAAGAGCCCAGAGGAGCTGCGTGCTCTGTTCGAGGCCAAGAAGGTGAATCTGGCCCAGCCCCTCATTGCCACCTGCCGGAAGGGAGTCACCGCCTGCCACATTGCCCTGGCCGCCTACCTCTGCGGCAAGCCCGACGTGGCCGTCTACGACGGCTCCTGGTTCGAGTGGTTCCACCGGGCCCCCCCGGAGACCCGCGTGTCCCAGTGGCAGCGCGGGAAGGCCTGA